Proteins found in one Brevibacillus brevis genomic segment:
- a CDS encoding aldo/keto reductase, whose protein sequence is MLSPLGLGCWQFSNGHGMVGKFWPVIGPDDVLKIVQTSLHGGINWFDTAEVYGKGQSEQMLAKALNDAGPLADFAHIATKWWPVLRTAKSIGNTIDERIRLLDNRTIHLHQVHQPYSLSSVASEMNEMAKLVKQGKIQNVGVSNFSAKSMREADRVLREHGLRLISNQVKYSLLDRRIEQNGILDTAKELGIAIIAYSPLEQGILSGKFHKNPALVQSITGPRKWTAPFRSTGLKKSQPLITVLEELARKYDASATQIALNWLIHAHDETVFAIPGASKVHHAKENVKAMRFSLTSSELQEIDEVSKQVLSFNK, encoded by the coding sequence ATGCTTTCTCCTCTCGGCCTCGGCTGCTGGCAGTTCAGCAATGGACACGGAATGGTGGGGAAGTTTTGGCCTGTCATTGGACCTGACGATGTTTTAAAAATTGTGCAGACGAGTTTGCATGGGGGCATTAACTGGTTTGATACGGCAGAAGTATACGGCAAAGGTCAATCAGAACAGATGCTGGCAAAAGCCTTAAACGACGCCGGCCCACTAGCCGATTTCGCTCATATTGCGACGAAATGGTGGCCTGTACTGCGCACCGCCAAAAGCATCGGGAACACAATCGACGAGCGCATTCGTTTGCTCGACAACCGTACCATCCATTTGCATCAAGTCCACCAGCCCTACTCCTTGTCCTCGGTTGCAAGCGAAATGAATGAAATGGCCAAGCTCGTCAAGCAAGGCAAGATTCAGAACGTGGGCGTCAGTAATTTTTCCGCCAAAAGCATGCGAGAAGCCGATCGCGTATTGCGCGAGCATGGTCTGCGTCTCATCTCCAATCAAGTGAAATACAGCCTGCTGGACAGACGAATCGAACAAAACGGGATTCTGGATACAGCAAAAGAGTTGGGTATTGCAATTATCGCGTATTCTCCGCTTGAGCAAGGGATTCTAAGCGGCAAGTTTCATAAAAATCCTGCCCTTGTCCAGTCCATTACAGGACCCCGAAAATGGACAGCCCCCTTTCGTTCCACCGGACTCAAAAAATCCCAGCCGCTTATCACGGTCTTGGAGGAGCTTGCACGCAAATACGATGCATCCGCTACACAAATTGCTTTGAACTGGTTGATCCACGCTCATGACGAAACGGTCTTTGCGATTCCAGGCGCGTCCAAAGTCCATCATGCAAAGGAAAATGTCAAAGCCATGCGATTTTCTTTGACCTCGTCAGAATTGCAAGAGATCGATGAGGTTTCCAAACAAGTTCTGTCCTTCAACAAGTAA
- a CDS encoding serine hydrolase → MELEKRLSAIIRQAEGTWGVVVEEQGSAKGIRFEYAPDELFIAESVIKVPIMAAVYAASEQGHFQLDDQLVLRQEDLVGGSGVLYALSPGLKLSIRDLVTLMIIQSDNTATNMLINLVGKAQIDQTMIDLDMRQSCYSRKLMIYPLDITENNKITAGDVASMLGHLATGSYLSQRACKEMIAIMKKQQVRNGLPSQLPNEEESNYPAWEMPCKSGWDTGRQHDVGLLYTNNRCFSITALSKDVTAQSALNTLGLLGRAVYDYTILAVD, encoded by the coding sequence GTGGAGCTGGAAAAAAGGTTGTCGGCCATTATCAGACAAGCGGAGGGTACTTGGGGCGTCGTTGTGGAGGAACAGGGTTCAGCTAAAGGAATCCGTTTTGAATATGCACCGGACGAGCTGTTTATTGCGGAGAGTGTCATTAAAGTGCCGATCATGGCTGCCGTTTACGCAGCAAGTGAGCAGGGGCATTTTCAATTGGATGATCAGCTTGTTTTACGCCAAGAGGATCTGGTGGGGGGATCAGGGGTGTTGTACGCGCTATCTCCAGGCTTGAAGCTTTCGATTCGCGACTTGGTGACCCTCATGATTATTCAGAGCGACAATACGGCGACAAACATGCTGATTAATTTAGTAGGAAAAGCGCAGATTGATCAGACCATGATTGATTTGGACATGCGCCAAAGCTGCTATTCACGAAAACTTATGATTTATCCACTTGATATCACAGAAAACAATAAGATAACCGCTGGGGATGTTGCGAGTATGCTAGGTCATTTGGCAACGGGTAGTTATCTGTCTCAGCGTGCCTGCAAAGAGATGATTGCCATTATGAAAAAGCAGCAAGTCCGTAATGGTCTGCCGTCCCAATTGCCAAATGAGGAAGAATCCAATTATCCTGCATGGGAAATGCCGTGTAAATCGGGCTGGGATACCGGAAGACAGCATGATGTAGGCTTGCTGTATACGAACAATCGCTGCTTTTCCATTACGGCCTTATCCAAAGATGTAACCGCTCAATCCGCTCTGAACACACTAGGATTACTGGGAAGAGCTGTGTATGACTACACCATTTTGGCTGTCGATTAG
- a CDS encoding GerAB/ArcD/ProY family transporter encodes MQNSDKIGSRQFVILVTFITIGDSILILPSVPATEASHDGWLSGLIGMVLGLAIVYLFCVVGRIYPEQTLIEKNKLIFGRWIGAFFSLFFLGAILINGAVYIRTIGEFMTTHIMKATPIHAVMFLLVACAIYAVRLGLEAFARTSEIFFLWFVLTFVTFFLLLSPQFQFENLFPFLENGFKPVIRGVLSVTAFPFSELVIILMITPLLDAKQKLTSAFLRGAIYGGVCLLAVIFLSLLVLGPELVSRETFPSYSLAKRVQVGEFFQRQEAMMALMWWFVSIYFKVVLYMYGFCVGIKQLLHLKEHQPLTLPICILFVAIAIIVVPNEAFLYETYTYWPFFDLTIGFLYPLILLVGYWIRKQMNNKPTPLQK; translated from the coding sequence ATGCAGAACTCCGATAAGATTGGCAGCCGTCAATTTGTCATTCTCGTCACATTCATCACCATAGGCGACTCCATCTTGATCTTGCCTTCCGTACCTGCGACTGAAGCGAGTCACGATGGATGGCTATCAGGATTGATCGGCATGGTGCTGGGGCTGGCCATCGTATACTTGTTTTGTGTAGTCGGTCGCATCTACCCCGAACAAACGCTAATTGAAAAGAACAAGCTCATATTTGGACGGTGGATCGGCGCGTTCTTTTCTCTCTTCTTTTTGGGAGCTATATTAATAAACGGCGCTGTCTATATACGGACGATCGGAGAATTCATGACCACACACATAATGAAAGCAACACCCATCCACGCTGTCATGTTTTTACTCGTTGCCTGCGCCATATACGCCGTTCGATTAGGTCTTGAAGCTTTTGCGCGTACCAGCGAAATCTTTTTCCTCTGGTTTGTCCTTACGTTCGTTACATTTTTTCTTTTGTTAAGCCCTCAGTTTCAATTCGAGAATCTTTTCCCCTTCTTGGAAAATGGCTTTAAGCCCGTTATAAGAGGTGTATTATCCGTGACCGCTTTTCCCTTCTCGGAGCTGGTTATTATCCTCATGATTACTCCACTCCTGGATGCAAAGCAAAAGCTCACGTCTGCTTTTTTGCGAGGAGCTATATACGGTGGAGTTTGTCTGCTTGCCGTCATCTTCTTATCACTATTGGTACTCGGCCCGGAATTGGTTTCTCGTGAGACTTTTCCGAGCTACTCCCTCGCCAAACGAGTCCAAGTAGGAGAGTTCTTTCAAAGGCAGGAAGCGATGATGGCTCTCATGTGGTGGTTTGTCTCCATTTATTTCAAAGTCGTACTGTATATGTATGGTTTCTGTGTAGGTATAAAGCAGCTTCTCCATTTAAAGGAGCATCAGCCGCTCACCTTGCCCATATGCATCTTATTTGTCGCCATCGCGATTATCGTCGTTCCAAACGAAGCTTTTTTATACGAAACGTATACGTACTGGCCGTTCTTTGATTTAACAATAGGGTTCTTGTATCCGCTGATTCTCCTCGTCGGTTACTGGATACGAAAGCAAATGAACAACAAGCCGACTCCCCTCCAGAAGTAA
- a CDS encoding copper homeostasis protein CutC produces the protein MLVEVIATSVEDAKRAEQGGADRLELISGILEGGITPSWGLIEAVVKAVSIPVNVMVRPHSQSFCYTAEELAVMRQDVRIIRELGATGVVFGMLTPENKLDQRGLELLLGESGALNVTFHRAFDDAVDQMEAARILMEYPQVRTILTSGGKKTAVEGADCIEQLVKLTENTQLTILAGSGLSLANVGDLVKRTGVKEVHFGSAVREEGQALRYVDAERVAAIKQLL, from the coding sequence ATGCTAGTGGAAGTGATTGCGACTTCAGTTGAGGATGCAAAGCGTGCAGAGCAAGGCGGGGCTGACAGATTGGAGCTCATCTCGGGAATCTTGGAGGGAGGTATTACTCCGAGCTGGGGATTGATTGAGGCAGTGGTCAAGGCGGTTTCTATCCCGGTAAACGTCATGGTACGACCGCATAGCCAATCGTTTTGCTATACAGCAGAAGAACTTGCGGTCATGCGACAGGATGTACGTATCATCCGTGAACTTGGCGCTACAGGTGTCGTATTCGGCATGCTGACTCCAGAAAATAAGCTCGATCAGCGGGGGTTGGAGCTGTTGCTTGGAGAGTCAGGTGCGTTGAATGTGACGTTCCATCGTGCGTTTGATGATGCGGTGGATCAAATGGAAGCAGCGCGTATTCTCATGGAATATCCCCAGGTCCGTACCATTCTTACTTCTGGGGGCAAAAAAACGGCTGTTGAGGGAGCTGATTGCATCGAGCAGCTCGTCAAGCTGACAGAGAACACACAGCTCACGATTTTGGCAGGAAGCGGATTGTCGCTGGCTAACGTGGGAGACCTCGTGAAACGTACGGGTGTCAAAGAGGTTCATTTTGGATCGGCAGTACGAGAAGAAGGACAGGCTCTCCGATACGTCGATGCAGAGCGGGTGGCAGCCATCAAACAACTACTGTAA
- a CDS encoding asparaginase has translation MRDVPLVEEYRGGILENVHNGIVCGVNEKGEVAYRAGDVNHITLLRSAAKPFQAIPIAKRKIDEKFGLNNSEAALFAASHRGEVYHMEGLESILRKTGIQEDELLTCPTYPLNEEPKSACLSQGIEKRRLFHNCAGKHLGYLALSKDQGYSTHDYFKAEHPAQQEALKVFADLADYSKEQVQLSVDGCGFPVFALPLKNLAIAYLKLACPDLIEDHETREAVERVTGWMTSSPEIIASHNFVCTALLMDENIIAKGGAMGVYGFALKKERLSFSLKVLNGSELVWPLIIASILEQIQYENLETIDRLHALAPKAIKNDNQLVVGEKRPVFVLNKC, from the coding sequence ATGAGAGACGTCCCATTAGTGGAAGAATATCGCGGTGGCATTCTGGAGAACGTACATAACGGCATCGTGTGTGGCGTGAATGAAAAAGGAGAGGTGGCTTATCGGGCGGGCGACGTGAATCATATCACCTTATTGCGCTCAGCAGCTAAGCCCTTTCAAGCCATTCCCATCGCCAAACGTAAAATTGATGAAAAATTCGGACTGAATAACAGCGAAGCAGCACTCTTTGCGGCCTCACATCGTGGTGAAGTCTATCATATGGAAGGCTTGGAGTCGATTTTACGAAAGACCGGCATTCAGGAAGACGAATTGCTAACTTGCCCGACATATCCGCTCAACGAGGAGCCGAAGTCTGCTTGCTTGTCCCAAGGCATAGAAAAGCGTAGGCTCTTTCATAACTGTGCGGGAAAGCATTTGGGGTACTTGGCATTGTCGAAGGATCAAGGATATTCCACTCATGATTACTTCAAGGCAGAGCATCCAGCGCAACAGGAGGCATTGAAGGTGTTTGCCGACCTGGCTGACTATTCAAAAGAGCAGGTTCAGCTAAGCGTCGACGGCTGTGGCTTCCCGGTTTTTGCGCTGCCGCTCAAGAACCTGGCGATCGCATATCTAAAGCTGGCGTGCCCGGATCTGATCGAGGATCACGAGACGCGTGAGGCAGTAGAGAGAGTCACGGGCTGGATGACTAGCAGTCCCGAGATCATAGCCAGTCACAACTTCGTCTGTACAGCGCTTTTAATGGATGAAAATATAATCGCCAAAGGCGGAGCGATGGGCGTATACGGCTTTGCTTTGAAAAAAGAGAGACTCAGCTTCTCGCTTAAGGTACTGAATGGCTCTGAATTAGTATGGCCGCTTATTATCGCATCGATCTTGGAGCAGATTCAGTATGAAAATCTGGAAACCATCGACCGACTGCATGCGCTGGCTCCAAAAGCCATTAAAAACGACAATCAGTTGGTGGTTGGGGAGAAACGACCAGTTTTTGTTTTGAACAAATGCTAA
- the queC gene encoding 7-cyano-7-deazaguanine synthase QueC codes for MKKEKAVVVFSGGQDSTTCLFWAKEQFGEVETLTFDYGQRHKLEIECAQQIAAELGVKNSVLDMSLLNQLAPNALTRTDIDITQEEGQLPSTFVDGRNLLFLSFAGVFAKQRGARHLITGVCETDFSGYPDCRDAFIKSLNVTLNLSMDYPFVIHTPLMWLNKAQTWKLADDLGAFSYIRENTLTCYNGIKGDGCGECPACHLRKAGLDTYLSEKNQPGEQA; via the coding sequence ATGAAAAAGGAAAAAGCCGTTGTCGTCTTTAGCGGAGGTCAGGACAGCACTACCTGCCTGTTTTGGGCGAAAGAGCAATTCGGCGAAGTAGAAACCCTCACGTTTGACTACGGGCAGCGACACAAGCTGGAGATCGAGTGCGCCCAGCAAATTGCCGCAGAACTCGGCGTCAAAAACTCCGTATTGGACATGAGCCTGTTAAACCAGCTCGCGCCCAATGCACTCACCCGCACAGATATTGACATTACCCAGGAAGAAGGCCAATTGCCATCCACGTTCGTTGACGGACGCAACTTGTTGTTCCTTTCCTTTGCGGGCGTTTTCGCCAAGCAACGAGGAGCACGTCACTTGATTACCGGTGTATGCGAAACGGATTTTAGCGGTTATCCCGACTGCCGTGACGCCTTTATCAAATCACTCAATGTGACATTGAATTTGTCGATGGACTATCCGTTTGTGATTCATACGCCGCTGATGTGGCTGAACAAAGCACAAACGTGGAAACTGGCGGACGATCTGGGTGCCTTCTCTTATATTCGCGAAAATACCCTCACCTGCTATAACGGCATCAAAGGAGACGGCTGCGGCGAATGCCCTGCCTGCCACCTGCGAAAAGCCGGACTAGACACGTATCTTTCCGAGAAAAATCAACCTGGAGAACAAGCCTGA
- the queD gene encoding 6-carboxytetrahydropterin synthase QueD, with the protein MSANFDFRIVDRMQALGTHIQKSQLRYHNKRVLVSKEFTFDAAHHLHAYEGKCKNLHGHTYTVVFGISGFPDEIGLVIDFGDIKQIWKEHIEIYLDHRYLNEMLPPMNTTAENMVVWIFEEMEKQLQSDAYRDRYNGARVEFVRLFETPTSYAEARREWMTE; encoded by the coding sequence ATGAGCGCGAACTTTGATTTTCGTATCGTCGATCGCATGCAGGCACTGGGTACCCATATTCAAAAATCACAGCTTCGCTACCATAATAAACGCGTTTTGGTAAGCAAGGAATTTACTTTTGACGCTGCACATCATCTGCACGCCTATGAAGGAAAGTGTAAAAATCTCCACGGCCATACGTACACGGTCGTCTTCGGCATTAGCGGTTTTCCGGATGAGATTGGACTCGTGATCGACTTCGGTGACATCAAGCAAATCTGGAAAGAGCACATCGAAATCTATTTGGATCACCGCTATCTGAATGAAATGCTCCCACCGATGAATACCACTGCCGAAAACATGGTCGTGTGGATTTTTGAAGAGATGGAAAAGCAATTGCAGTCAGATGCCTACCGCGACCGCTACAATGGCGCTCGTGTGGAGTTCGTTCGCCTGTTTGAGACACCGACCAGCTATGCTGAGGCAAGACGGGAGTGGATGACGGAATGA
- the queE gene encoding 7-carboxy-7-deazaguanine synthase QueE translates to MIPVLEIFGPTIQGEGMVIGQKTMFVRTAGCDYRCNWCDSAFTWDGSARDEIRQMTPEAIWEELTRLGGDRFSHVTISGGNPALLAGIGDLIALLKEHGIRTAVETQGSKWQAWLPQIDDITISPKPPSSGMETDFQALDRIVHELLEQKHPGLSLKVVVFDDADFAYARTIHQRFPEVPFYLQPGNSDLSDADTPRLRDKLLESFEWLIDQAMATPDMNDAKVLPQLHALVWGNKRGV, encoded by the coding sequence ATGATCCCGGTCTTGGAAATATTCGGCCCTACGATTCAGGGCGAAGGAATGGTTATCGGACAAAAAACGATGTTTGTGCGAACAGCTGGCTGTGACTATCGTTGCAACTGGTGCGACTCCGCTTTTACATGGGATGGATCTGCCCGTGATGAAATCAGGCAAATGACGCCCGAGGCGATCTGGGAGGAGCTCACTCGCTTAGGCGGGGACCGTTTTTCTCATGTCACGATCTCCGGGGGAAATCCTGCGCTTTTGGCTGGCATTGGCGACTTAATTGCCCTGTTGAAGGAGCATGGCATTCGCACAGCAGTCGAAACACAAGGCAGCAAGTGGCAAGCATGGCTTCCACAGATTGACGACATTACAATTTCACCGAAGCCGCCAAGTTCCGGGATGGAAACAGATTTTCAAGCGCTTGATCGAATTGTACACGAGCTTTTGGAACAAAAACATCCAGGACTTAGCCTGAAAGTGGTTGTTTTCGACGACGCCGACTTTGCCTATGCACGCACCATCCATCAGCGTTTTCCAGAGGTTCCTTTCTACTTACAGCCAGGAAACAGTGATCTGTCTGACGCTGATACACCTCGGCTTCGGGATAAGCTTTTGGAGAGCTTTGAATGGCTGATCGATCAAGCGATGGCGACACCTGACATGAATGACGCGAAGGTTCTGCCCCAACTACATGCGCTTGTCTGGGGCAATAAACGAGGCGTTTAA
- the queF gene encoding preQ(1) synthase, whose amino-acid sequence MAHQQERDLSSLTLLGNQGTTYNYSYDPSVLESFDNKHPYRDYFVKFNCPEFTSLCPITGQPDFATIYISYIPDIKMVESKSLKLYLFSFRNHGDFHEDCVNVIMNDLIKLMDPRYIEVWGKFTPRGGISIDPYCNYGKPGTKYEEMASHRMMNHDMYPEKVDNR is encoded by the coding sequence ATGGCACATCAACAAGAACGCGATTTATCCTCCCTCACTCTTTTGGGGAATCAAGGCACAACATACAACTACTCCTATGACCCGAGCGTATTGGAGTCTTTTGACAACAAGCATCCGTACCGCGATTATTTCGTAAAGTTCAACTGCCCGGAATTCACCAGCCTGTGCCCGATTACCGGACAACCAGACTTTGCGACAATCTATATCAGCTACATTCCTGACATCAAAATGGTAGAGAGCAAATCGCTCAAGCTGTACCTTTTCAGCTTCCGCAATCACGGTGATTTTCACGAGGATTGCGTCAACGTCATCATGAACGACTTGATCAAGCTGATGGACCCGCGCTACATCGAGGTATGGGGCAAGTTCACTCCGCGCGGCGGCATCTCGATCGATCCGTATTGCAACTACGGGAAACCGGGGACGAAGTACGAGGAGATGGCGAGCCATCGGATGATGAATCATGATATGTATCCGGAGAAAGTCGACAATCGGTAG